From a single Marinobacter sp. THAF197a genomic region:
- a CDS encoding lytic transglycosylase domain-containing protein produces the protein MIAFVTGFVLATGMAHADSIQRIVHPDGRVEFTNVKSPSQPRASTRNETVYRYTDEHGVVAYSSQRPSTEDVEVIRFHCYACDPGSKVDWHKTPLFVSPFRDEILTAAQEFDVDPALVRAVIHAESAFNPKAVSPVGAQGLMQLMPGTADELGVRDPFAIEDNIRGGVDYLARMLKRFNGDVRLATAAYNAGPGAVGRFNGIPPYAETKAYVERVGILHQRYASN, from the coding sequence ATGATCGCCTTTGTCACCGGATTCGTTCTGGCGACCGGCATGGCCCATGCCGACAGCATCCAGCGCATTGTCCATCCGGATGGCCGGGTAGAATTCACCAACGTGAAAAGCCCGAGCCAGCCCCGGGCTTCAACCCGCAACGAAACCGTGTACCGATACACCGATGAGCACGGTGTGGTCGCGTACAGCAGCCAACGGCCCAGCACAGAAGACGTCGAGGTTATCCGGTTTCACTGCTACGCCTGCGACCCGGGTTCCAAAGTGGACTGGCACAAAACCCCTCTGTTCGTGAGTCCGTTCCGGGATGAAATCCTGACAGCCGCGCAAGAGTTTGATGTCGACCCGGCTCTGGTTCGAGCGGTCATTCATGCCGAATCTGCGTTCAACCCGAAGGCCGTGTCGCCAGTCGGCGCCCAGGGCCTGATGCAGTTGATGCCCGGCACCGCAGATGAACTGGGCGTGAGAGACCCATTTGCCATTGAAGACAATATACGTGGTGGGGTCGATTACCTTGCCCGCATGCTCAAACGCTTCAATGGCGATGTCCGACTGGCAACCGCCGCTTACAACGCTGGCCCTGGCGCCGTCGGGCGCTTCAATGGCATCCCACCCTACGCGGAAACCAAGGCCTACGTTGAACGGGTCGGCATTCTGCACCAACGCTACGCCAGCAACTGA
- a CDS encoding spermidine synthase, whose product MGTIIKRPEIKGDIVHVASDPHGNILVIDDRKHRILSFDSVFEQSKILRASPNVPVHEYNRAMLLPIAFASPSRVTVLGLGGGVLAHGLFTLLPDSIIDVYELRQKVAEIAKDWFALPESERLRVHIADARLAVDQLPEASADMILTDLYSADRMSPAQSQRQFIKACSRALSSTGWLVLNYHRMPEPDGNLMRELKRQFPLLLVFKSRTNNWVIYGRKQDFDPWSIDKSRLNALEERLPIGWRKLIKKLSRLVPAVTPSEP is encoded by the coding sequence ATGGGCACGATTATCAAGCGCCCTGAAATCAAGGGCGATATCGTGCATGTGGCAAGCGACCCCCATGGCAACATCCTGGTGATCGACGACCGCAAACACCGGATTCTGAGCTTTGATTCGGTGTTTGAGCAAAGCAAGATCTTGCGCGCATCCCCCAACGTGCCAGTGCATGAATACAACCGCGCCATGCTACTGCCAATCGCTTTTGCCTCACCCAGCCGGGTAACAGTCCTGGGCCTGGGTGGTGGCGTGCTGGCCCATGGTCTGTTCACGCTGCTGCCGGACAGCATCATTGATGTGTATGAACTTCGGCAAAAGGTTGCGGAAATCGCAAAGGACTGGTTTGCACTACCCGAATCAGAACGGCTAAGGGTGCATATTGCCGACGCCCGCCTGGCCGTGGACCAGCTACCCGAAGCCAGCGCGGATATGATCCTGACGGACCTGTACAGTGCTGACCGAATGAGCCCGGCGCAAAGCCAGCGGCAGTTTATAAAAGCCTGCAGCAGGGCATTATCCTCTACCGGCTGGTTGGTGCTTAACTACCACCGAATGCCGGAACCAGATGGCAATCTGATGCGGGAACTCAAGCGCCAGTTCCCGTTACTTCTGGTGTTCAAAAGCCGGACCAACAACTGGGTGATCTACGGGCGCAAACAGGACTTTGACCCCTGGTCCATCGATAAATCCCGCTTGAACGCGCTGGAAGAGCGCCTGCCCATTGGCTGGCGGAAACTGATCAAGAAGCTGAGCCGGCTGGTGCCGGCCGTTACCCCAAGCGAGCCATGA
- a CDS encoding pseudouridine synthase, which yields MKLSRIISNQNGVSRRHARQLLASARVSVDGRRCQDGAEEVSRFQEVRIDQDIIQQAEPAYYLMLHKPAGYLSATQDDQHPTVMELITPEIREHLHIGGRLDRASTGLLILSSDGLWSRRLTEPAIKLPKTYRVTTASPISPETATRFAEGIWFEYEQLRTSPAQLEQLNDREARVTIFEGRYHQVKRMFHAVGNRITSLHRESMGSLVLDPELPVGGYRHLSVDEISSVGGRS from the coding sequence ATGAAGCTCTCCCGTATTATCAGTAACCAGAACGGTGTCAGTCGTCGCCATGCAAGACAGCTTCTGGCTTCTGCCCGGGTGAGCGTGGACGGCCGGAGGTGTCAGGACGGCGCAGAGGAGGTTTCCCGGTTTCAGGAAGTCAGAATTGACCAGGACATCATCCAGCAAGCCGAACCCGCTTATTACCTGATGCTCCACAAACCCGCCGGCTACCTCAGCGCCACTCAGGATGACCAACACCCGACCGTCATGGAACTGATTACGCCGGAAATACGGGAGCACTTGCACATCGGCGGCCGCCTGGACCGGGCCAGCACCGGGCTTCTGATTCTGAGCAGTGACGGGCTATGGTCACGCCGGCTTACCGAGCCTGCCATCAAACTACCGAAAACCTACCGGGTCACAACCGCTTCCCCCATCAGCCCGGAAACGGCCACGCGCTTTGCCGAGGGCATCTGGTTTGAGTACGAACAGCTGAGAACCTCCCCCGCCCAGTTGGAGCAACTGAATGACCGTGAGGCTCGGGTAACCATCTTTGAGGGGCGATATCACCAGGTAAAGCGCATGTTCCACGCGGTCGGCAATCGGATTACATCGCTGCACAGGGAAAGCATGGGCAGTCTGGTACTGGACCCGGAACTTCCAGTTGGCGGGTATCGTCACCTCAGCGTTGACGAAATCAGCTCCGTCGGCGGACGGAGCTGA
- the yeiP gene encoding elongation factor P-like protein YeiP, with product MPKASEIKKNQAVEYDGRVYFVKDIERSVPQGRAGGSLYRMRMYDVVTNQKLDETFKDSDMLNLADLVRRPVMFSYADGDEYVFMDNEDFTQYMLNKSAIEDELLFITEDTQGVMAILVSETPVAIDLPPTVELTIEETDPSIKGGSATARTKPARLTTGLVVQVPEHISTGDRIKVNVEERKFLSRA from the coding sequence ATGCCTAAAGCGAGTGAGATCAAGAAGAATCAGGCCGTTGAATATGACGGACGCGTCTATTTTGTGAAGGATATCGAGCGCTCGGTACCTCAGGGTCGTGCTGGCGGCAGCTTGTACCGCATGCGCATGTACGATGTGGTTACTAACCAGAAGCTGGATGAGACCTTTAAAGACTCTGACATGCTGAATCTGGCGGATCTGGTGCGTCGTCCGGTCATGTTCTCCTACGCCGATGGCGACGAGTACGTGTTCATGGATAACGAAGACTTCACCCAGTACATGTTGAACAAAAGCGCCATTGAAGACGAGCTGTTGTTCATCACCGAGGATACCCAGGGCGTGATGGCGATTCTGGTCAGTGAAACACCGGTGGCCATTGATCTGCCGCCTACCGTTGAGCTCACCATTGAAGAAACCGACCCGTCTATCAAGGGCGGTTCGGCAACGGCTCGTACCAAGCCAGCCCGCTTGACCACTGGCCTGGTGGTTCAGGTGCCTGAGCACATCTCTACCGGTGATCGCATCAAGGTGAACGTGGAAGAGCGTAAGTTCCTCAGCCGCGCCTGA
- a CDS encoding acyl-CoA thioesterase, with translation MSEKPGKPVAASAIDKHVYKVFPNDMNSHNTVFGGMIMAKCDRLALVVAERHSAHVCVTAAVDSIHFRAPAKGNDTLLFNLSLNRSWGSSMEIGARVEAENSYTGETRHILSAFFTFVALDKNDRPVEVPPVIPETKDQIRRYEKAEIRREGRLRTRDALSKANG, from the coding sequence ATGTCTGAAAAGCCGGGTAAGCCGGTGGCGGCATCCGCCATCGACAAGCATGTGTACAAGGTTTTCCCCAACGATATGAACTCACACAACACAGTGTTTGGCGGCATGATCATGGCCAAGTGTGATCGCCTGGCTCTGGTGGTGGCAGAGCGCCATTCGGCCCATGTTTGCGTGACTGCTGCGGTGGATTCCATCCACTTCCGGGCCCCTGCCAAGGGGAATGACACACTGCTATTCAATCTGTCTCTGAACCGCAGCTGGGGCTCGTCGATGGAGATTGGTGCCCGTGTAGAGGCCGAGAACAGCTATACCGGTGAGACCCGCCACATCCTTTCCGCATTTTTCACCTTTGTGGCCCTGGACAAGAACGATCGGCCTGTTGAGGTGCCACCGGTGATTCCGGAAACGAAAGACCAGATTCGTCGTTACGAGAAAGCCGAGATTCGCCGGGAAGGGCGGCTGAGAACGCGAGACGCGCTTTCAAAGGCAAATGGCTGA
- a CDS encoding crotonase/enoyl-CoA hydratase family protein gives MTELVSYELNDGIATISLNNGKANALSHDVFAGLNAALDQAEQDKAIVILTGQPGMFSGGYDLKEMQKGPKEAMALVKVGSTLTRRLAAFPLPVIGACSGHAIAKGAFILLSVDYRIGVEGGFKLGLNEVAIGMTMHHAGIEIARHRMPAPYFYRSVVNAEIFNPEGAVAAGFLDEAVAPEQLMERAVAVATQMKQLNLNAHKQTKLKVKGDYLALLDRCIEQDAAHFDLMG, from the coding sequence GTGACTGAACTCGTAAGCTACGAACTGAACGACGGCATTGCCACCATCAGCCTTAACAACGGCAAAGCCAATGCCCTGAGCCATGACGTGTTTGCCGGGCTGAATGCCGCTCTGGACCAGGCCGAGCAAGACAAGGCCATTGTGATTCTGACTGGCCAGCCGGGTATGTTCTCCGGCGGCTACGACCTTAAAGAAATGCAGAAAGGCCCGAAAGAAGCAATGGCGCTGGTGAAGGTGGGCTCAACCCTGACCCGTCGCCTGGCGGCGTTCCCGCTCCCGGTGATTGGTGCTTGCAGCGGCCATGCCATCGCCAAGGGTGCGTTTATCCTGTTGTCTGTGGATTACCGCATTGGCGTAGAGGGCGGCTTCAAGCTGGGCCTGAACGAAGTGGCTATCGGTATGACCATGCACCACGCTGGTATCGAGATTGCCCGCCACCGTATGCCGGCGCCGTATTTCTACCGTTCGGTGGTGAATGCCGAGATCTTTAACCCGGAAGGCGCCGTTGCGGCTGGTTTCCTGGATGAGGCGGTGGCTCCTGAGCAGCTGATGGAGCGAGCGGTAGCGGTTGCAACTCAGATGAAGCAGCTCAACCTGAATGCGCATAAGCAAACCAAGCTGAAGGTGAAAGGCGATTACCTGGCGCTGCTGGACCGCTGCATCGAACAGGACGCTGCTCACTTTGATCTGATGGGTTAA
- a CDS encoding DUF2272 domain-containing protein codes for MPNQLWLRIEPEKAINSADPESLQVRVSYEISIQTEDKQNDSHPASDIIRLDRHASAESKLEPVLLSKPIHARLESRQGQELADLGEIDTGPGKKGEPVTLVIPAESLKHALERNNPEQQPVLERSGRFVTLGQVDRRFDDYSLSVDLIDTEAKHQAISSLLAQNADNGTNARSAEVALDTHTAGHLGALSLTGADLKFDGSFHIKRPFNVGTEANGWIWVLNGPKLIVGYQSDGSVYTPLRDLRIMLPWQDPVSDGQEHGKGSCCDNGHPPLNMDEDSLLNDPDLFSDDPGSFCRPFSNPARILGERRFQTVFRVEQPEIESTSNTKPDYRGLIAPRDANEFRMMSTAMVASEQPDSEAASVTGARFAIDTASLQRFLPKTPGVFMPPIKAIDFLPLPKLPWLNKRQPVSARNPIDWDGDTTKYQALSVAGGHIMEWRVQWRSNGYSLGDVAHTLTLAPRQTRRIVKLDWRRREASIRRETSQFAEEVSQSTFSDRDYHNAVRSNLNEWSKGGSSSKTTGVAGGIGFALGPVVIGGGAAHGRASSNSWQQGGRSVSAAEEQSLRDAIRQFGDSLRQYESTVVNEVSQDESIEGVSEVVRNPNYCHSLTVIYHEILRHIRVDTVLAGVRECLFVPFAIRPFTFSRVIRWRDVFERYLQKRDLRWALKYTEDIQNHWQGSDVPAGPRKAQPLESLTGTIYIKLGIERPRDEVVSDQIDDQLSEEGAVGEKITTRVWQAYANILPIPVGQIVARIRGFSAAQRDAYFQREIAPAMARRWVDRLRLDSQNGELEGTDFTLVGEYRFNRTVRVDFNVPSEALAGNKREDIAKLILSATEHLPKGSVANVTSANIHFHTSHYERRVSSPRGTDDLISPPAWDDNETDRPAPSESATLSFRPSNWEEQNMRLEAEKANRKLLEHINDNLHYYHKVIWWTMDRDELYMLLDGFAISPSDGRSIASVVEREPIAIMGNTLVFKVAAGAFLGINGHESYEDAFRYYKGEGAPAMPMRISLPTDGLYAQAIMDECNACEEHEGSTDWVLKDEDPALADFPGNFFDSRRSQPQDMTPTNMPDSIINLQNAPAAPAPQGFGDILGAVANSNAFRDMAGLEGTQKNALGALNSAANLAGQFGGFALQTRLAELQAEKDAGANFDKKRAAIDRAVEKGSMSKQDGEAALRKQAEQMGQKAADGVSDRAKSIVEQFGKDRDVSVTEQDAGGIRTVSVGKGLQLASFRPDADVEALERSLANQKIIERYNRGTAWKRDIVANAEAEETAWTNDDGTKKQEGTELAKLQDYFGAIGQWAVDQFAEDSRDNEAAWSAAFISYVVKNAGVTPSHGFSPSIRHMTYIVEALVNRKNRDLDRPFWLYKAEDLSPQVGDILCKPWNETPCANLTLAGLESQFIEKKASGEYAIKGTPTGHSHTDVVVRRFSDDGTDYIETLGGNTRDLSGVAHTVGRRRWRLNANGRVDACVDRNNEVIEDCPPFAFIRIVHPTTQQLLDAAADEEGGVSV; via the coding sequence ATGCCCAATCAACTGTGGTTAAGGATTGAACCCGAAAAGGCCATCAACAGCGCAGACCCTGAATCACTTCAGGTCCGTGTCAGCTACGAGATCTCGATCCAGACCGAAGACAAGCAGAATGATAGTCATCCTGCCAGCGACATTATCAGGCTCGATCGCCATGCCAGTGCAGAAAGCAAACTCGAACCCGTCCTCCTGAGCAAGCCCATTCACGCGCGACTGGAAAGCCGACAGGGCCAGGAGCTGGCAGACCTGGGCGAGATTGATACCGGGCCCGGCAAGAAAGGGGAGCCCGTCACCCTCGTCATTCCTGCAGAGTCCCTGAAGCATGCCCTTGAGCGCAACAACCCGGAGCAGCAACCGGTGCTGGAACGATCCGGTCGTTTTGTCACGCTTGGCCAGGTCGACCGCAGGTTCGATGACTATTCACTGAGTGTCGACCTGATCGATACCGAGGCAAAACATCAGGCAATTTCCAGTCTGCTGGCACAAAACGCTGACAACGGCACCAACGCCCGTTCAGCCGAAGTGGCACTGGATACCCACACGGCAGGCCATCTCGGGGCACTGTCACTGACAGGCGCAGATCTCAAATTCGATGGCAGTTTTCATATAAAGCGTCCCTTCAACGTCGGCACCGAAGCCAATGGCTGGATCTGGGTGTTGAACGGGCCAAAGCTGATTGTCGGTTACCAGTCCGACGGCTCCGTTTATACCCCTTTGCGGGACCTCCGCATTATGCTGCCCTGGCAAGATCCGGTGAGCGATGGCCAGGAGCACGGTAAGGGTTCGTGCTGCGATAATGGTCATCCGCCCCTGAACATGGACGAAGACAGCCTGCTGAACGATCCGGACCTGTTCAGCGACGACCCCGGCTCATTTTGTCGGCCTTTCAGCAACCCGGCCCGCATTCTGGGTGAACGCCGTTTCCAGACCGTCTTCCGGGTGGAACAGCCTGAGATCGAATCCACCTCCAACACCAAACCGGACTACCGGGGACTGATCGCCCCCAGGGATGCCAATGAGTTCCGAATGATGTCCACCGCCATGGTGGCCAGCGAACAACCGGACAGTGAGGCCGCCAGCGTTACCGGGGCCAGGTTCGCCATTGACACTGCCAGCCTGCAGCGTTTCCTGCCCAAAACCCCCGGCGTATTCATGCCGCCCATTAAAGCCATTGATTTCCTGCCACTGCCCAAACTCCCCTGGCTGAACAAGCGGCAACCTGTGAGCGCCCGAAACCCCATCGACTGGGACGGCGACACCACCAAATATCAGGCTCTTTCCGTGGCGGGTGGCCACATCATGGAATGGCGGGTGCAATGGCGATCCAACGGCTATTCCCTGGGCGATGTGGCGCATACCCTTACCCTGGCACCACGGCAAACCCGCCGGATTGTGAAACTGGATTGGCGACGCCGCGAAGCGAGCATCCGGCGCGAGACCAGCCAGTTTGCGGAAGAGGTTTCCCAAAGCACGTTCAGCGACCGGGATTACCACAACGCCGTTCGCTCCAACCTGAACGAATGGAGCAAGGGCGGCAGCAGTTCCAAAACCACCGGTGTGGCAGGTGGCATCGGATTTGCGCTCGGCCCGGTGGTGATTGGTGGTGGTGCCGCCCACGGCCGGGCCAGTTCCAACAGCTGGCAACAGGGTGGCCGCAGCGTGTCGGCAGCAGAGGAACAAAGCCTGAGAGACGCCATCCGCCAGTTCGGTGACTCGTTGCGCCAATACGAATCCACAGTGGTGAACGAAGTCAGTCAGGACGAATCGATTGAAGGCGTTTCGGAGGTGGTCCGCAACCCCAACTACTGTCACTCCCTGACCGTCATTTACCATGAGATTCTCCGACATATCCGCGTAGACACTGTACTCGCCGGCGTGCGCGAATGCCTGTTTGTGCCCTTCGCGATTCGGCCCTTTACCTTTTCCCGTGTGATTCGCTGGCGCGATGTGTTCGAGCGTTACCTGCAAAAGCGCGACCTGCGTTGGGCCTTGAAATACACCGAAGACATTCAGAACCACTGGCAAGGCTCCGATGTTCCAGCCGGCCCCCGCAAGGCCCAACCCCTGGAAAGCCTGACCGGAACCATCTACATCAAATTGGGCATTGAGCGCCCCCGGGACGAGGTGGTATCAGATCAGATCGACGACCAGCTAAGCGAGGAAGGCGCTGTCGGCGAAAAAATCACCACCCGTGTCTGGCAGGCTTACGCCAATATCCTCCCCATTCCAGTGGGACAGATTGTGGCCCGTATCCGTGGCTTCTCTGCCGCCCAGCGGGATGCCTATTTTCAGAGGGAAATCGCACCGGCGATGGCGCGGCGATGGGTCGACCGACTGCGCCTGGACAGCCAGAACGGCGAACTCGAAGGCACCGATTTTACCCTGGTGGGCGAATACCGGTTCAACCGCACGGTGCGAGTTGACTTCAACGTGCCATCGGAGGCCCTGGCCGGGAACAAACGGGAGGACATCGCCAAGCTGATTCTGTCCGCCACCGAGCACCTACCCAAAGGTTCCGTGGCAAATGTGACCAGTGCGAACATTCATTTTCACACCAGCCATTACGAGCGGCGTGTCAGTTCACCACGGGGTACGGATGACCTGATCTCCCCTCCCGCCTGGGATGACAACGAAACCGATCGCCCGGCCCCGAGCGAGAGCGCCACGCTGTCTTTCCGGCCGTCTAACTGGGAAGAGCAGAATATGCGGCTGGAAGCCGAGAAAGCGAACCGCAAGTTACTGGAACACATTAACGACAACCTGCACTACTACCACAAGGTGATCTGGTGGACCATGGACAGGGACGAGCTGTACATGCTCCTGGACGGCTTCGCCATATCCCCCAGCGATGGTCGCTCGATCGCCTCGGTGGTTGAACGTGAACCCATTGCCATCATGGGCAACACACTGGTGTTCAAGGTGGCTGCTGGCGCATTCCTGGGCATCAACGGCCATGAAAGCTATGAAGATGCCTTCCGCTACTACAAGGGCGAAGGCGCGCCGGCCATGCCCATGCGAATCAGCCTGCCCACCGATGGCCTGTACGCGCAGGCCATCATGGACGAGTGCAACGCCTGTGAAGAGCATGAAGGCTCAACCGACTGGGTGCTGAAAGATGAAGACCCGGCCCTGGCCGACTTCCCGGGCAACTTCTTTGATTCTCGCCGCAGCCAACCGCAAGACATGACCCCCACCAACATGCCGGATTCCATCATTAACCTGCAGAATGCGCCTGCCGCACCAGCCCCTCAGGGATTTGGCGACATTCTGGGAGCCGTGGCAAACAGCAACGCCTTCCGCGACATGGCTGGCCTTGAGGGCACCCAGAAGAACGCTTTGGGTGCGCTGAATTCGGCGGCCAACCTGGCCGGTCAGTTCGGCGGCTTTGCATTACAGACCCGCCTGGCGGAACTGCAGGCCGAAAAGGACGCAGGCGCAAACTTTGACAAGAAACGCGCCGCCATAGACCGAGCCGTTGAAAAGGGTTCCATGTCAAAACAGGATGGCGAAGCGGCCTTGCGCAAACAGGCAGAGCAAATGGGGCAGAAAGCCGCCGATGGCGTCTCTGACCGCGCCAAATCCATCGTTGAGCAATTCGGTAAAGATCGGGATGTGTCTGTCACCGAGCAAGACGCTGGCGGCATTCGCACGGTGAGTGTGGGCAAGGGTTTGCAGCTCGCATCGTTCCGGCCAGATGCTGACGTTGAAGCCCTCGAACGGTCTCTGGCGAACCAAAAGATTATTGAGCGCTATAACCGCGGCACCGCCTGGAAACGGGACATCGTTGCCAACGCGGAAGCGGAGGAAACCGCCTGGACCAACGACGACGGAACCAAGAAGCAAGAAGGTACTGAATTGGCGAAGCTCCAGGATTACTTCGGAGCCATTGGCCAGTGGGCCGTGGATCAGTTCGCGGAGGACTCGCGAGACAATGAAGCCGCCTGGAGTGCCGCGTTTATTTCCTACGTCGTCAAGAACGCCGGGGTAACGCCCAGCCATGGGTTCAGTCCCAGCATCCGGCACATGACTTACATTGTCGAGGCACTGGTGAACCGAAAGAACCGGGATCTGGACAGGCCGTTCTGGCTTTACAAAGCAGAAGACCTGTCACCTCAGGTCGGCGACATCCTCTGCAAGCCCTGGAACGAGACCCCTTGCGCCAATCTCACATTGGCCGGGCTGGAGAGCCAGTTCATCGAAAAGAAAGCCAGCGGCGAATACGCCATCAAAGGAACACCAACCGGGCATTCCCACACCGATGTGGTCGTCCGGCGTTTCTCTGATGACGGGACCGATTACATCGAAACCCTTGGTGGCAACACCCGTGATCTGTCTGGCGTAGCTCACACCGTTGGCCGCCGACGTTGGCGCCTCAATGCGAATGGCCGGGTAGACGCATGCGTCGATCGCAATAACGAGGTAATCGAAGACTGCCCGCCATTTGCGTTCATCCGGATTGTCCACCCGACAACGCAGCAACTACTCGACGCAGCCGCCGATGAGGAGGGAGGAGTCAGTGTCTAA
- a CDS encoding helix-turn-helix domain-containing protein, which produces MAQTSAIVSELKRQLRAHGLTYQDVAQALTLSEASVKRLFSDRQFSLKRLDQICGLMGMEITDLVRKLAPEPRVEQLSEEQERELVSDLRLLLVAVCAMNRWQFGEILQNYQIEEPELIRYLARLDRMGLVELLPGNRIKLLVSHDFAWQPRGPIQRFFETEVQQDFLKCRFHQPGEIRLFVSGMLSPQSNESVQQKLKRLALEFRHCHEEDLALPLEQRFGVSLLMAVRPWEIDAFASLRRPEARKAYPGVTRN; this is translated from the coding sequence ATGGCGCAAACCAGCGCGATTGTCAGTGAATTGAAACGCCAGCTCAGGGCACACGGGTTGACCTACCAGGATGTGGCGCAGGCGCTGACGCTGTCAGAGGCCAGTGTGAAACGGTTGTTTTCAGACCGCCAGTTCTCTTTGAAGCGCCTGGACCAGATATGCGGGCTGATGGGGATGGAAATCACCGATCTGGTCCGCAAGCTGGCCCCCGAGCCCCGGGTTGAGCAGCTGAGCGAAGAACAGGAACGGGAGCTGGTGTCTGACTTGCGCCTGTTGCTGGTGGCGGTGTGTGCCATGAACCGCTGGCAGTTTGGCGAGATACTCCAGAACTATCAGATAGAGGAGCCGGAGTTAATCCGCTATCTGGCCCGGCTTGATCGCATGGGACTGGTGGAGCTGTTGCCCGGTAACCGAATCAAATTACTGGTCAGCCACGACTTCGCCTGGCAACCCCGGGGGCCAATCCAGCGTTTTTTTGAAACGGAAGTTCAGCAGGATTTCCTGAAATGTCGATTCCATCAGCCGGGTGAGATACGGCTGTTTGTAAGCGGTATGCTGTCGCCCCAATCGAACGAATCCGTGCAACAGAAACTGAAACGCCTGGCTCTTGAGTTTCGTCATTGCCATGAGGAAGACCTGGCCCTGCCATTAGAACAGCGTTTCGGAGTCAGCTTGCTGATGGCCGTGCGGCCGTGGGAGATTGACGCCTTCGCAAGCCTCCGGCGGCCAGAGGCGAGGAAGGCGTATCCCGGTGTTACACGGAATTAG
- a CDS encoding YiaA/YiaB family inner membrane protein, whose protein sequence is MDSELKSNSAGWVFFVKVSFAIALFAAAAGVVLAPVDLVLKGYMAISALFLVSTTITLSKTIRDEHEHQRIVNRISEARTHQLLKEYGE, encoded by the coding sequence ATGGACAGCGAACTCAAAAGCAATTCCGCCGGGTGGGTATTCTTTGTGAAGGTTTCCTTTGCTATCGCACTCTTTGCAGCTGCCGCCGGCGTGGTGTTGGCACCGGTGGATCTGGTGCTCAAGGGCTACATGGCCATCAGCGCCCTGTTTCTGGTCAGCACCACCATCACGCTTTCAAAAACCATCCGCGACGAACACGAGCACCAGCGCATCGTCAACCGCATCTCCGAGGCACGCACCCATCAACTGCTGAAAGAATACGGGGAGTAA
- a CDS encoding PspA/IM30 family protein, which translates to MSIWRKLDTLFRASAQEPVAKLVDANGIRIFEQELRDAEQAIARSKRELACLMAEKTRLARDNEHLRATIDKREHQVTEALEKNEEELALELANLIAEDEPLLERQQQQHDKLQQQENRLRKQLRDSGRALKHFHSELRLARANRHAEQVNRQLRGHARGLSSHMEDLNQSVSRIQARQVEAEDIEAALTELDREQEDDTLDSKLKAAGISNGKSSGEQVLARIRSRSYANAKE; encoded by the coding sequence ATGAGCATCTGGCGCAAACTGGACACCCTGTTCCGGGCATCGGCCCAGGAGCCGGTAGCAAAACTGGTGGATGCCAACGGCATCCGGATATTCGAACAGGAGCTGCGCGATGCAGAACAGGCCATCGCCCGCTCCAAGCGGGAACTCGCCTGCCTGATGGCGGAAAAAACCCGGCTGGCCAGGGACAACGAACACCTGAGGGCCACCATCGACAAACGGGAGCATCAGGTAACCGAAGCGCTGGAGAAGAACGAGGAAGAGCTGGCGCTGGAACTGGCCAACCTGATCGCCGAAGATGAACCACTTCTTGAGCGCCAGCAACAGCAGCACGACAAACTGCAGCAGCAGGAAAACCGGTTGCGCAAACAGCTGCGGGACTCTGGCCGGGCGCTCAAGCATTTCCACAGTGAACTCCGGCTGGCCAGGGCCAACCGCCACGCAGAGCAGGTTAACCGCCAACTCCGCGGACACGCACGGGGGCTGAGCAGTCACATGGAAGACCTCAACCAATCCGTCTCCCGCATTCAGGCAAGACAGGTCGAAGCGGAAGATATCGAGGCGGCGTTGACAGAGCTGGACCGGGAACAGGAGGACGACACCCTGGATTCGAAACTGAAAGCCGCCGGCATCAGCAACGGAAAGAGCAGTGGCGAACAGGTTCTCGCGAGGATTCGTTCGCGGTCCTATGCAAACGCCAAAGAATGA